In the Streptomyces sp. f51 genome, one interval contains:
- a CDS encoding peptidoglycan recognition family protein, giving the protein MHRSATDPKGSSTRHRRARRSAGAVASAALLLPLLGAAPSSSAEEAPATTLQRAFASASAEYHVPQSVLLAVSYLQSRWDTHAGAPSVTGGYGPMHLTDARTAIAASPHHSDGTEDARGDSSRGALLPDTRVPTDSRLPARLKTLTKAAGLTGLPAERLRTDAAANVAGGAALLAAAQRDLGEPLSEDPSDWYAAVGRFSGADDSATAAAYADDAYAVMRSGERRTTDAGQRVTLTARPGLSPDTAQLRHAGLRTVSADGTECPRSVSCEWIPAPYAEFGEGDYGNHDLGDRPASQSIKYIVIHDTEGTWDGVLNLVQDPTYVSWNYTLRSTDGHIAQHVKAKDVAWHAGNWYINAKSIGLEHEGFLTAPDTWYTEEMYRASARLVRYLARKYDIPLDRQHILGHDNVPGPTTSTIPGMHTDPGPYWDWQHYFTLLGHPFHRTSGKGGDLVTVLPDYDENQPLYTGCVTAGQPCAAHGSSEVRLYSQPDESSPLIQDIGLYPKGDASTTGVNDVASRVSTGQRYALAGRDGDWTAIWYLGQKAWFKNPRKQPTAVRASGPAVTPKEGLAEIPVYGRAYPEKEAYPAGVPAQAVSPLPYKILAGQRYAAGDEVPGEYFYSPTFDTTSHRVVIGTDMYYEIQFGHRVEFVRAADVDLVP; this is encoded by the coding sequence TTGCACCGGTCCGCCACCGACCCCAAGGGCTCCAGCACCAGGCACAGACGCGCGCGCAGATCCGCAGGAGCCGTCGCCTCGGCGGCGCTGCTGCTGCCACTGCTCGGCGCGGCCCCTTCCAGCTCGGCCGAGGAGGCGCCCGCGACCACGTTGCAGCGGGCGTTCGCCTCCGCGTCCGCCGAGTACCACGTTCCGCAGAGCGTCCTGCTCGCCGTGTCCTATCTCCAGTCCCGCTGGGACACGCACGCCGGCGCCCCGAGCGTCACCGGCGGCTACGGCCCCATGCACCTGACCGACGCCCGCACCGCGATCGCCGCGAGCCCGCATCACAGCGACGGCACGGAGGACGCCCGCGGCGACAGCTCGCGCGGCGCGCTCCTGCCCGACACGCGGGTGCCCACGGACTCCCGGCTCCCGGCCCGGCTCAAGACCCTGACGAAGGCCGCGGGCCTCACCGGCCTGCCGGCGGAGCGGCTGCGCACCGACGCGGCGGCGAACGTCGCGGGCGGCGCGGCGCTGCTGGCCGCAGCGCAGCGGGACCTCGGCGAGCCGCTGAGCGAGGACCCATCCGACTGGTACGCGGCGGTGGGACGTTTCTCCGGGGCCGACGACAGCGCCACCGCGGCGGCCTACGCCGACGACGCGTACGCCGTGATGCGCTCCGGCGAGCGGCGCACCACGGACGCGGGGCAGCGGGTGACGCTCACCGCCAGGCCCGGGCTCAGCCCCGACACCGCCCAGCTGCGCCACGCGGGGCTGCGGACGGTCTCCGCCGACGGCACCGAGTGCCCGCGGTCCGTGTCCTGCGAGTGGATCCCGGCCCCGTACGCGGAGTTCGGCGAGGGCGACTACGGCAACCACGACCTGGGCGACCGGCCCGCGTCGCAGAGCATCAAGTACATCGTCATCCATGACACGGAAGGCACCTGGGACGGTGTGCTGAACCTCGTCCAGGACCCGACCTATGTGTCGTGGAACTACACCCTGCGCTCGACCGACGGGCACATCGCCCAGCACGTGAAGGCCAAGGACGTGGCCTGGCACGCGGGCAACTGGTACATCAACGCCAAGTCGATCGGCCTGGAGCACGAGGGTTTCCTCACCGCGCCCGACACCTGGTACACCGAGGAGATGTACCGCGCCTCCGCGCGTCTGGTGCGCTACCTCGCCCGGAAGTACGACATCCCGCTGGACCGCCAGCACATCCTCGGGCACGACAACGTACCGGGCCCGACGACCTCCACCATCCCGGGCATGCACACGGACCCGGGCCCGTACTGGGACTGGCAGCACTACTTCACCCTGCTCGGGCACCCCTTCCACCGCACGTCGGGCAAGGGCGGCGACCTGGTGACCGTCCTGCCCGACTACGACGAGAACCAGCCGCTGTACACGGGCTGCGTCACCGCGGGCCAGCCCTGCGCCGCGCACGGCTCCAGCGAGGTGCGCCTCTACTCCCAGCCCGACGAGAGCTCGCCGCTGATCCAGGACATCGGTCTGTACCCCAAGGGCGACGCCTCGACGACCGGCGTGAACGACGTCGCCTCGCGTGTCTCCACCGGTCAGCGGTACGCGCTCGCCGGCCGGGACGGCGACTGGACGGCGATCTGGTACCTGGGCCAGAAGGCCTGGTTCAAGAACCCGCGCAAGCAGCCGACCGCGGTGCGGGCGTCGGGTCCCGCCGTGACACCCAAGGAGGGTCTGGCGGAGATCCCGGTCTACGGCAGGGCGTACCCGGAGAAGGAGGCGTACCCGGCGGGCGTGCCCGCCCAGGCCGTCTCGCCCCTGCCCTACAAGATTCTCGCGGGCCAGCGCTACGCGGCCGGTGACGAGGTGCCCGGCGAGTACTTCTACTCGCCGACGTTCGACACGACGTCGCACCGGGTCGTGATCGGTACGGACATGTACTACGAGATCCAGTTCGGGCACCGGGTGGAGTTCGTACGGGCCGCGGACGTGGACCTGGTTCCGTAG
- a CDS encoding PAS domain S-box protein gives MGNFVNETSTRSAGAAAPRGCACGGEPRNDPPTGAEERFRGLLEAAPDAMVIVDDTGTIRLVNAQTEALFGYTREELLGRPVELLVPARFRAHHTFHRDGYANNRQVRPMGAELELHGLRKDGTEFPVEISLSPLETADGLLVSAAVRDVSDRKAAEERFRGLLEAAPDAMVIVDDTGTIRLVNAQTEALFGYRREELLGHPVELLVPGRFRAQHHLHRKGYSDNRQVRPMGAGLELHGLRKNGTEFPVEISLSPLETTDGLLVSAAVRDVSERRRAEARINELAGLVESSQDAILAKTLDGHITYWNAAAQRLYGYSRSEVMGRHVSLLATTERRGEIDTLLDRLRSGEKVEHFETLRLTRSGALLDVDITLWPTRDSDGTVIGACAIVRDISDRKKAEAELTFLYEQQRHIALTLQRSLMGTPPAIPGLTTASRYRPATQGAGVGGDWFDLIPLGAGRVGVLIGDVMGRGLEAAAVMGQLRSAAHALAKTGMQPRQLMQALEAVVGDLDVPDQLVTCCYLVISADAGEVTLCSAGHLPTLVATPGAGARPLPAPVNAPLGVGGILYEQATSVIPPGATLVLYTDGLVETPGSDIEDQLAALTTTLGDLFTVAPDLEDASDHVLSALLPDCDGHNDDVTLLLIRLPEGPLATLSTDLPAVPESVPEGRAFLGKALTAWDCLPAGDDARLLLSEILTNSVQHGQGPIGLHLCRTATDLTVEVSDRSPHLPQPRTATEEEESGRGLILVRALADNWGVRPTDAGKTTWFTLKL, from the coding sequence ATGGGCAACTTCGTCAACGAGACTTCAACGCGGTCGGCCGGTGCGGCGGCCCCCCGCGGGTGCGCGTGCGGTGGCGAACCGCGCAACGACCCGCCGACGGGGGCCGAGGAACGGTTTCGGGGTCTGCTGGAGGCCGCGCCCGACGCCATGGTGATCGTCGACGACACCGGAACCATCAGACTCGTCAACGCCCAGACCGAGGCCCTCTTCGGGTACACCCGCGAGGAGCTGCTGGGCCGCCCCGTGGAACTCCTGGTCCCGGCCCGCTTCCGGGCCCACCACACCTTCCACCGCGACGGGTACGCCAACAACCGCCAGGTACGCCCGATGGGCGCGGAACTGGAACTCCACGGGCTGCGCAAGGACGGCACCGAGTTCCCGGTCGAGATCAGCCTCAGTCCGCTGGAGACCGCCGACGGGCTCCTGGTCTCCGCCGCCGTCCGGGACGTCAGCGACCGCAAGGCCGCTGAGGAAAGGTTTCGGGGTCTGCTGGAGGCCGCGCCCGACGCCATGGTCATCGTCGACGACACCGGAACGATCAGACTCGTCAACGCCCAGACCGAGGCCCTCTTCGGCTACCGGCGCGAGGAACTGCTGGGTCACCCCGTCGAACTCCTCGTGCCCGGCCGCTTCCGCGCCCAGCACCACCTCCACCGCAAGGGCTACTCGGACAACCGCCAGGTACGCCCGATGGGCGCCGGACTCGAACTCCACGGGCTGCGCAAGAACGGCACCGAGTTCCCCGTCGAGATCAGCCTCAGCCCGCTGGAGACCACCGACGGACTCCTGGTCTCCGCCGCCGTCCGCGACGTCAGCGAGCGCAGGCGCGCCGAGGCCCGGATCAACGAACTGGCCGGACTCGTCGAGTCCTCGCAGGACGCGATCCTCGCCAAGACCCTGGACGGTCACATCACCTACTGGAACGCGGCGGCGCAGCGGCTGTACGGCTACTCGCGGTCGGAGGTCATGGGCAGGCACGTGTCCCTGCTCGCGACCACCGAGCGGCGCGGCGAGATCGACACGCTCCTCGACCGGCTGCGCAGCGGTGAGAAGGTCGAGCACTTCGAGACCCTGCGGCTGACCCGCTCCGGTGCCCTGCTGGACGTGGACATCACGCTGTGGCCCACGCGTGACTCCGACGGCACGGTGATCGGCGCGTGCGCGATCGTCCGGGACATCAGCGACCGCAAGAAGGCCGAGGCGGAGCTGACGTTCCTGTACGAGCAGCAGCGGCACATCGCGCTCACGCTCCAGCGCAGTCTCATGGGCACCCCGCCCGCCATCCCCGGCCTGACGACCGCGAGCCGCTACCGGCCCGCCACGCAGGGAGCGGGCGTGGGAGGGGACTGGTTCGACCTGATCCCGCTGGGCGCGGGGCGGGTCGGGGTGCTGATCGGCGATGTGATGGGCCGCGGTCTGGAGGCCGCCGCCGTGATGGGCCAGCTGCGGTCGGCCGCGCACGCGCTGGCCAAGACCGGTATGCAGCCCCGGCAGTTGATGCAGGCCCTGGAGGCGGTGGTCGGCGATCTGGATGTGCCCGACCAGCTCGTGACCTGCTGCTATCTGGTCATCTCCGCGGACGCGGGCGAGGTGACGCTCTGCTCGGCCGGGCATCTGCCGACCCTGGTGGCGACGCCGGGTGCCGGCGCCCGGCCGCTGCCCGCGCCGGTGAACGCGCCGCTCGGTGTCGGCGGCATCCTCTACGAGCAGGCGACCTCGGTGATCCCGCCCGGGGCGACGCTCGTCCTGTACACCGACGGTCTCGTCGAGACGCCCGGCAGCGACATCGAGGACCAGCTCGCCGCGCTCACCACGACCCTCGGCGACCTGTTCACCGTCGCGCCCGATCTGGAGGACGCCTCCGACCATGTGCTGTCCGCCCTGCTGCCGGACTGCGACGGACACAACGACGACGTCACGCTGCTGCTCATCCGGCTCCCCGAAGGGCCCCTGGCCACGCTCAGCACCGATCTGCCCGCGGTGCCGGAATCGGTGCCCGAGGGCCGCGCCTTCCTCGGCAAGGCACTGACGGCCTGGGACTGCCTTCCCGCGGGCGACGACGCCCGGCTCCTGCTGTCGGAGATCCTCACCAACTCCGTGCAGCACGGCCAGGGACCCATCGGCCTGCATCTGTGCCGTACCGCGACCGATCTGACCGTGGAGGTCAGCGACCGCAGCCCGCATCTGCCGCAGCCCAGGACGGCGACCGAGGAGGAGGAGTCGGGACGCGGCCTGATCCTGGTCCGTGCCCTCGCCGACAACTGGGGCGTTCGCCCGACGGACGCGGGCAAGACCACCTGGTTCACCCTCAAGCTGTGA
- a CDS encoding AAA family ATPase, which translates to MGQRSLRSRRTLFERESELSAADEALSDLVGLRREPGEPPGRSRGALLAFAGRAGIGKTTLLGEVRRRSTAKGCTVLSARGGEQEQRVAFHVARQLLQPQLAGFSEAELRASLGSWYAIVGPALGLCAPSEGAPPDQQGLRAGLDWVLTHLAVQRAPMVLLLDDAHWADAESLSWLAAFAPRAEQLPLLLVVAYRPDELPEHAEAFRGLPGRAGQRPIGLEPLSAAAVARLVREDLGTQADDAFCRECWAVTAGNPFEAVELTAKVLDRGLTPTEDGAHLLRDLAAAVKGSGIVARLERLGTATVRFAWACAVLGTEIRPGLAAAVAGLGSEEAADAADALRTARILTGADPLEFVHPLIATAVYRDIPGSVRVALHGQAAWCVIDEGLGPAAAARHLMETHPDGDTWIVQQLRAAARETQRAGAPDAARSYLARALREPPPFQDRAAVLYELGCASLLTEPGTTVNHLRAALEEPITDPELRHNIVYRLSQVLAHSDRLAEASETLAREIPVTGDARVRLRMQSEQFMWDAFRADEPDSPARSRRLARLADRLTGHDLTERYVIGLRAWDATLRGEPAPVALHHAERALAGGLGWAEADRGFEVPVLVAMTFMYADRPGRTEELFATGIADFESQGWHGAHLSFGYTILGYVRFRRGRLAEAEDFVRAGLRLAERVGPGTPVHWYAVGTLIQVLLARGQVEEAARTGEAYAFHAPFSAAVTFPDAQTVYGELLLARGLTKEAAAELTSAGRRLDPRGMRNPAWCPWQLHLARAESHDAPERAAATAHEAVNRARQYGAPSTIGQALRVAAEVSPAPDRVPLLEESVGHLERSPAAYELACSLVALGTELRRAGRPREAAEHLYRGLDAAVQCGADGLIEDAREELASAGLRPRRLHSTETDTLTARERTAAALTVRDRTPAQIAQELHVDEHTVARLLSAVYRKVGTDRRGLEAALGDQAIS; encoded by the coding sequence ATGGGGCAACGCAGCCTTCGCAGCCGTCGGACGCTCTTCGAGCGCGAGAGCGAACTCTCCGCCGCCGACGAGGCGTTGAGCGACCTGGTCGGCCTGCGCCGGGAACCGGGCGAGCCGCCGGGCCGATCCCGCGGCGCGCTCCTCGCCTTCGCCGGACGCGCCGGCATCGGCAAGACCACCCTCCTCGGCGAGGTCCGCCGGCGCTCCACCGCCAAGGGCTGCACCGTACTGAGCGCGCGCGGCGGCGAACAGGAGCAGCGCGTCGCCTTCCACGTCGCCCGGCAGCTCCTCCAGCCGCAGCTCGCCGGATTCTCCGAAGCCGAACTCCGCGCCTCACTGGGCAGTTGGTACGCCATCGTCGGCCCCGCGCTCGGTCTCTGCGCCCCGTCCGAGGGCGCCCCGCCCGATCAGCAGGGCCTGCGCGCCGGACTCGACTGGGTGCTCACCCACCTCGCCGTGCAGCGCGCCCCCATGGTGCTCCTCCTGGACGACGCCCACTGGGCCGACGCCGAATCACTCAGCTGGCTCGCCGCGTTCGCGCCCCGCGCCGAGCAACTCCCGCTGCTGCTCGTCGTCGCCTACCGCCCGGACGAACTGCCCGAACACGCCGAGGCGTTCAGGGGCCTGCCCGGTCGCGCGGGACAACGTCCCATCGGCCTCGAACCGCTCAGCGCAGCGGCCGTCGCCCGGCTCGTCAGGGAGGACCTCGGCACCCAGGCCGACGACGCGTTCTGCCGCGAGTGCTGGGCGGTCACCGCGGGCAACCCCTTCGAAGCCGTCGAGCTGACCGCCAAGGTCCTCGACCGCGGCCTGACCCCGACCGAGGACGGAGCGCACCTCCTGCGCGACCTCGCCGCCGCCGTCAAGGGCAGCGGCATCGTCGCCCGCCTCGAACGCCTGGGCACCGCGACCGTCCGCTTCGCCTGGGCCTGCGCCGTGCTCGGCACCGAGATCCGCCCCGGTCTCGCCGCGGCCGTGGCCGGGCTCGGCTCCGAGGAGGCGGCCGACGCCGCGGACGCCCTGCGCACCGCCCGCATCCTGACCGGCGCCGACCCCCTCGAATTCGTCCACCCGCTGATCGCCACCGCCGTCTACCGTGACATCCCCGGCAGCGTCCGCGTCGCCCTGCACGGCCAGGCCGCCTGGTGCGTGATCGACGAAGGCCTCGGCCCGGCCGCCGCCGCCCGCCACCTCATGGAGACCCACCCGGACGGCGACACCTGGATCGTCCAGCAGCTGCGCGCCGCGGCCCGCGAGACCCAGCGCGCCGGAGCCCCCGACGCCGCCCGCAGCTACCTCGCCCGCGCCCTGCGCGAACCGCCGCCCTTCCAGGACCGCGCCGCCGTCCTGTACGAACTGGGCTGCGCGTCCCTGCTCACCGAGCCCGGAACGACGGTCAACCACCTGCGTGCCGCCCTAGAGGAACCGATCACCGACCCCGAGCTGCGCCACAACATCGTCTACCGCCTCTCCCAGGTGCTCGCGCACAGCGACCGCCTCGCCGAGGCCTCCGAGACCCTCGCCCGCGAGATCCCGGTCACCGGCGACGCCCGGGTACGGCTGCGCATGCAGTCCGAGCAGTTCATGTGGGACGCCTTCCGCGCCGACGAGCCCGACTCGCCCGCCCGCTCCCGGCGCCTCGCCCGCCTCGCCGACCGGCTCACCGGACACGACCTCACCGAGCGCTACGTCATCGGACTGCGCGCCTGGGACGCCACCCTGCGCGGCGAACCCGCCCCCGTCGCCCTCCACCACGCCGAGCGCGCCCTGGCAGGCGGCCTCGGCTGGGCCGAGGCCGACCGCGGCTTCGAGGTCCCGGTCCTGGTCGCCATGACCTTCATGTACGCCGACCGGCCCGGCCGCACCGAAGAACTCTTCGCCACCGGGATCGCCGACTTCGAGTCCCAGGGCTGGCACGGCGCCCACCTCTCCTTCGGCTACACGATCCTCGGCTACGTCCGCTTCCGCCGCGGCCGCCTCGCCGAGGCCGAGGACTTCGTCCGCGCCGGACTCAGGCTCGCCGAACGCGTCGGGCCCGGCACACCCGTCCACTGGTACGCGGTGGGCACCCTCATCCAGGTGCTGCTCGCCCGCGGCCAGGTCGAGGAGGCCGCGCGCACCGGCGAGGCCTACGCCTTCCACGCGCCGTTCTCGGCGGCCGTCACTTTCCCCGACGCCCAGACCGTGTACGGCGAACTCCTGCTCGCCCGCGGACTCACCAAGGAAGCCGCCGCCGAGCTCACGTCCGCGGGCCGCCGCCTCGACCCGCGCGGCATGCGCAACCCGGCCTGGTGCCCCTGGCAGCTCCATCTCGCCCGCGCCGAGAGCCACGACGCCCCGGAACGGGCGGCCGCCACCGCGCACGAGGCGGTGAACCGCGCCCGCCAGTACGGCGCTCCCTCCACCATCGGCCAGGCCCTGCGCGTCGCCGCCGAGGTCTCGCCCGCGCCGGACCGCGTCCCGCTCCTGGAGGAGTCCGTCGGCCATCTGGAGCGCTCCCCGGCCGCCTACGAACTGGCGTGCTCCCTCGTCGCCCTGGGCACCGAACTGCGCCGCGCCGGACGCCCCCGGGAGGCCGCCGAGCACCTGTACCGCGGTCTTGACGCGGCGGTCCAGTGCGGTGCCGACGGACTGATCGAGGACGCCCGCGAGGAGCTGGCCTCGGCGGGACTGCGGCCGCGCCGGCTGCACAGCACCGAGACGGACACGCTCACGGCCCGTGAGCGCACCGCCGCCGCGCTCACCGTCCGGGACCGGACCCCGGCCCAGATCGCCCAGGAACTGCACGTCGACGAGCACACCGTCGCCCGGCTCCTGTCCGCGGTCTACCGCAAGGTCGGCACCGACCGCAGAGGACTCGAGGCGGCACTGGGGGACCAGGCCATCTCCTGA